One Myxosarcina sp. GI1 genomic window carries:
- a CDS encoding allophycocyanin subunit alpha-B has product MSVVSQVILKADDELRYPSSGELEGIKKFLTTGEKRVRIAETLADNEKKIVDKAGKELFRIHPEYRAAGGNAFGQKKYNQCLRDFGWYLRLVTYGVMAGDIEPIEKTGLIGVREMYNSLGVPLPGMVDSIRCLKQAALGLLSKEDAQEASPYFDFIIQSMS; this is encoded by the coding sequence ATGAGCGTAGTTAGTCAAGTTATTCTTAAAGCAGATGATGAACTCCGCTATCCTAGTAGCGGCGAACTAGAAGGAATCAAAAAGTTTTTAACAACTGGTGAAAAACGAGTCCGTATTGCTGAAACTCTAGCAGACAATGAAAAGAAAATTGTCGATAAAGCTGGAAAAGAACTATTTAGGATACACCCTGAATATCGAGCGGCAGGTGGCAACGCCTTCGGTCAGAAAAAATACAATCAATGTCTGCGTGATTTTGGTTGGTACTTAAGACTTGTTACCTATGGCGTTATGGCAGGGGATATAGAACCAATTGAAAAAACAGGCTTGATTGGAGTTAGAGAAATGTATAATTCTCTGGGTGTTCCCCTACCAGGTATGGTTGATTCCATTCGTTGTTTGAAACAAGCGGCATTAGGTCTGTTAAGTAAAGAAGATGCACAAGAAGCAAGTCCTTACTTTGATTTCATTATTCAAAGTATGTCCTAA
- a CDS encoding phage holin family protein, giving the protein MIGTLLTLLATTLSLLIVDIIFPGVNLANFPAALLAAVAIGVVNGVARPFLSVLSLPINILSLGAFSLVVNGVCFWLASLFVPGFQVTGLLAFILAPVLLSAGNTFLNNYFGEKFPTLAGAKNAGELPDS; this is encoded by the coding sequence ATGATAGGAACACTTTTAACCCTATTAGCAACCACCCTCAGTCTGTTAATAGTTGATATTATTTTTCCAGGGGTGAATTTGGCAAATTTTCCTGCTGCGTTGTTGGCAGCAGTAGCGATTGGAGTAGTAAACGGTGTAGCTAGACCATTTTTATCAGTTTTATCCTTACCGATTAATATACTTAGTTTGGGAGCATTTTCTTTAGTTGTTAACGGCGTATGCTTCTGGTTAGCTTCCTTATTCGTACCCGGATTCCAAGTAACAGGGCTATTAGCTTTTATTCTCGCACCAGTACTTCTCTCTGCTGGTAACACTTTTTTAAACAACTATTTTGGCGAAAAATTCCCTACTTTGGCTGGAGCTAAAAATGCAGGCGAATTACCAGATAGTTAA
- a CDS encoding YqaE/Pmp3 family membrane protein → MKIIQLIACILLPPLGVFLTAGVSQALIINILLTLLGFIPGLIHAVWVYSKYAEKVNA, encoded by the coding sequence ATGAAAATTATTCAACTTATTGCCTGTATTTTATTACCCCCTTTAGGAGTATTTTTGACTGCTGGAGTTAGTCAGGCTCTAATTATCAATATCTTGCTAACGCTATTGGGCTTTATTCCTGGATTGATTCATGCTGTTTGGGTTTACTCCAAATATGCAGAAAAAGTAAATGCTTGA
- a CDS encoding M15 family metallopeptidase produces MRPDRYIPIQECGEPLIAIPLEHFAVESPHPYQKLGAPYDDKSPYYLRKGVVNALLEARELLIQQHPHWKLKIFDAYRPIAVQQFMVDYTFNSLAAQYDPTKLSSQQRQNLWERVYQLWAVPSNDPATPPPHSTGSAVDLTIVDEHGNDLDMGGDIDELSERSHPDYYANDNNIESQQYHRHRLLLNRVMSEAGFCRHPGEWWHFSLGDRMWAWLNSKDDTLVKAIARYGGI; encoded by the coding sequence ATGAGACCAGATCGATATATTCCTATTCAAGAATGCGGCGAACCTCTAATTGCCATTCCTTTAGAACATTTCGCCGTTGAGTCGCCCCATCCCTATCAAAAATTAGGTGCGCCATATGACGATAAGTCACCTTACTATCTACGTAAGGGGGTAGTAAATGCTTTACTTGAAGCGCGAGAGTTACTAATCCAACAACATCCCCATTGGAAATTAAAAATTTTTGATGCCTACCGTCCGATCGCAGTACAGCAATTTATGGTTGACTATACTTTTAACTCTTTAGCCGCACAGTACGACCCGACAAAACTCTCATCTCAGCAGCGTCAAAACCTTTGGGAGCGGGTGTATCAACTTTGGGCTGTACCTAGTAACGACCCCGCAACACCTCCTCCACATAGTACTGGTAGTGCTGTAGATCTAACCATTGTCGATGAGCATGGTAACGATTTAGATATGGGAGGAGATATTGACGAACTTTCCGAGCGATCGCATCCCGACTACTATGCCAATGACAACAACATCGAATCTCAACAATATCATCGTCATCGTCTACTACTCAATCGAGTAATGTCGGAGGCTGGTTTTTGCCGTCATCCTGGGGAATGGTGGCATTTTTCTCTAGGCGATCGCATGTGGGCGTGGCTCAATAGCAAAGATGACACCCTTGTAAAAGCGATCGCCCGTTACGGTGGAATTTAA